One window of Oncorhynchus masou masou isolate Uvic2021 chromosome 28, UVic_Omas_1.1, whole genome shotgun sequence genomic DNA carries:
- the LOC135517928 gene encoding zinc finger protein Gfi-1b-like: MPRSFLVKNKRCASYNVHRSHEDEVEPREPEFTSVISSEPQSPESPVRPQSVGQPSLPEPDPNSYVKHEQEPERPVPSYLKPTGQPVAPAPRPYYLSEAHMAEFPPFYKPSYAWDSLPAPYDLRQMGSPPYLLQHASSLYGAQVSHSPEPQQPLDCSTHYSLTSDTYHCITCDKVFSTPHGLEVHVRRSHSGTRPFGCNICRKTFGHGVSLEQHMNVHSQERSFECKMCGKTFKRSSTLSTHLLIHSDTRPYPCQYCGKRFHQKSDMKKHTYIHTGEKPHKCQVCGKAFSQSSNLITHSRKHTGFKPFGCEICAKGFQRKVDLRRHHESQHGLK; encoded by the exons ATGCCACGATCCTTTTTGGTGAAAAACAAGAGGTGCGCATCTTACAATGTGCACCGCTCTCATGAAGACGAAGTCGAACCGAGGGAACCTGAATTTACAA GTGTGATCTCTTCAGAACCACAGAGTCCAGAGTCTCCAGTCAGGCCTCAGTCAGTGGGTCAGCCCTCCCTTCCTGAACCAGACCCCAATTCTTATGTCAAACATGAGCAGGAACCTGAACGCCCAGTCCCCTCTTACCTTAAGCCAACAGGACAGCCGGTTGCCCCTGCTCCACGACCATACTACTTATCAG AGGCTCACATGGCAGAGTTCCCTCCCTTCTACAAACCCTCCTATGCCTGGGACTCTTTACCTGCGCCCTATGACCTCCGTCAGATGGGCTCCCCCCCCTACCTCCTGCAGCACGCCAGCAGCTTGTACGGGGCTCAAGTCAGCCACAGCCCTGAGCCACAGCAACCTCTAGACTGCAGCACACACTACTCCCTCACCTCTGACACTTATCACTGCATCACCTGTGACAAG GTGTTCTCAACCCCTCATGGTCTCGAGGTTCATGTCAGACGCTCCCACAGCGGGACCAGACCATTTGGCTGCAACATCTGCAGGAAAACCTTTGGCCATGGCGTCAGTCTGGAGCAACACATGAACGTCCACTCACAG GAAAGAAGTTTTGAATGCAAGATGTGTGGAAAGACATTCAAGcgctcctccaccctctccacccaTCTACTCATCCACTCAGACACCAGGCCCTACCCCTGTCAGTACTGTGGAAAGAGATTCCACCAGAAGTCAGACATGAAGAAACACACCTACATCCAcacag GTGAGAAGCCCCACAAATGCCAGGTGTGTGGCAAGGCGTTCAGCCAGAGCTCTAACCTCATCACACACAGTCGTAAACACACAGGCTTCAAGCCCTTCGGCTGTGAGATCTGTGCCAAGGGCTTCCAACGCAAGGTGGACCTCCGCAGACACCATGAGAGCCAACATGGCCTGAAGTGA